The Siphonobacter curvatus genome includes a window with the following:
- a CDS encoding RagB/SusD family nutrient uptake outer membrane protein — MKNIPYLTLNRVVKTTLLLALTTFLPSCKKDFFDKQPLDAVSDATFWKTEKDANLALVGCYNFGSGWASGDFFGGMSMIYLDMMAGLGSEKELIPDAVTNGTLNSAYWLTSAFWSNSYVTIARCNNFLDHINEITINEATKATMIAEVKTIRAYLYLNLALYFGDVPLPTKSLTIAEANSIKRTPKAEVWAFAENDLKSSVASLPSTRPANERGRITSGAALAILGRLQMAEKKWSDAAATYKRIIDSGVYSVDQAGFAQLFRQTGENSKEVVFAHEYLEDFLSTVMLQYLYPEAYGGWHQFSPYNELVQSYECTDGKTVEESPLYNSNDPYANRDPRLDYTIMISGRTTFKGITYEASPTSTSPDRITRYNWSGYCINKFMDPTFSGSLTNYGGNFPLIRYPEVLLSYLESKLEAGEAIDQTLLNATINQVRGRSTVAMPAVSTTNPASLRTIIRRERKVEFAFEGLHYFDIQRWGTAATELNRQFTGMKLTNTPATYTAFPVDSQGFYLYQKRNFVAGKNELWPVPQSERDINPNLTQNPGY; from the coding sequence ATGAAAAACATACCTTACCTGACGCTCAACCGAGTCGTTAAAACGACGCTGTTGCTAGCCCTTACCACGTTTTTACCCAGTTGTAAGAAGGACTTTTTTGATAAGCAGCCCCTCGATGCAGTTTCGGATGCCACCTTCTGGAAGACCGAAAAAGATGCTAACCTGGCCTTGGTGGGCTGTTATAACTTCGGTTCCGGATGGGCTTCGGGCGACTTCTTCGGCGGGATGTCCATGATTTACCTGGACATGATGGCGGGTTTGGGTTCTGAAAAAGAACTTATCCCCGATGCGGTAACCAATGGTACGTTAAACTCCGCGTACTGGCTCACGTCTGCTTTCTGGAGCAACTCCTACGTAACCATTGCCCGTTGCAATAATTTCCTGGATCATATCAACGAAATTACGATTAATGAGGCAACGAAAGCCACGATGATTGCGGAAGTAAAAACGATCCGGGCGTACCTGTATTTAAATCTGGCTTTGTACTTCGGAGACGTTCCTTTACCGACAAAGTCGCTGACGATTGCGGAAGCCAATAGCATCAAAAGAACCCCGAAAGCCGAAGTGTGGGCCTTTGCTGAAAATGATCTGAAAAGCAGTGTGGCTAGCCTTCCCTCCACGCGTCCGGCTAATGAACGCGGTCGGATTACCTCCGGTGCAGCGTTGGCTATTCTGGGTCGTTTACAAATGGCAGAGAAAAAATGGAGTGATGCCGCCGCTACCTACAAACGGATCATAGATAGTGGCGTATACAGCGTGGATCAAGCCGGATTTGCTCAACTATTCAGACAAACCGGAGAAAATAGTAAGGAGGTCGTTTTTGCTCACGAGTACCTGGAAGATTTTTTGAGTACAGTTATGCTGCAATACCTCTATCCCGAGGCCTACGGCGGATGGCATCAGTTTTCGCCCTATAACGAGTTGGTACAATCATATGAATGTACGGATGGCAAAACCGTGGAGGAGTCGCCGCTTTACAACTCAAACGACCCCTACGCCAATCGCGATCCACGTCTGGATTATACCATTATGATTTCAGGACGTACTACATTTAAAGGTATTACCTACGAAGCCAGCCCTACTTCTACTTCTCCGGATCGAATTACCCGGTATAACTGGAGTGGCTATTGTATCAACAAATTCATGGACCCTACTTTTTCGGGAAGCCTGACCAATTACGGGGGCAATTTCCCGCTCATTCGGTATCCGGAAGTGTTGTTAAGTTATCTGGAATCAAAACTGGAAGCCGGAGAAGCCATTGATCAGACCCTGCTCAACGCCACCATCAACCAGGTAAGAGGACGCAGTACGGTAGCCATGCCGGCCGTCTCTACCACCAATCCAGCCAGCCTGCGAACGATTATTCGTCGGGAACGAAAAGTGGAATTTGCTTTTGAAGGACTGCACTACTTTGATATTCAACGTTGGGGAACGGCAGCCACGGAACTTAATCGCCAATTCACGGGCATGAAACTGACCAATACACCAGCTACTTACACCGCTTTTCCGGTGGATAGTCAGGGATTTTATCTGTATCAGAAACGAAATTTTGTGGCGGGCAAAAATGAGTTATGGCCCGTACCTCAATCGGAAAGGGATATTAATCCAAACTTGACCCAAAACCCTGGGTATTAA
- a CDS encoding alpha-L-fucosidase yields MNRRALLKNTLGLLPTLALSNPLLAELAKTKKGPFLPTWQSLEQFQTPTWFKDAKFGMWAHWGPQCQPEAGDWYARGMYQEGSHQYKYHHNKYGHPSKFGFKDVIHEWKAERWDPEELVAFYKQAGAQYFMAMANHHDNLDLYNSKHQSWNSTKVGPKKDIIGGWEKAARRQGLPFGVSVHAAHAWSWMETAQRSDKQGPLKGVPYDGKVTKADGKGKWWQGLDPQELYAQNHPLSENSWDDGMIHRQWNWGNGVAKPTKAYCDKFLKRTLDLIDQYNPRFIYFDDTALPLWPIDDAGLKIAAHLYNKNIDQQGNQQAVVFGKVLDEQQRKCMIWDIERGQSNAIEPLPWQTDTCIGDWHYNRAVYDRKGYKSAKTVIHTLVDVVSKNGNLMLNIPVRGDGSIDEQERAVVSEIGAWMKVNSEAIYGTRPWKVFGEGPAQEGAAPLSAQGFNEGKGKALTGADIRFTSKGDVLYATVMGWPEGGKVLIKSLASEKGLHPIPVRRVSLLGGSDSLSFEQTSQGLVVQLPDHQATLPYANALKIV; encoded by the coding sequence ATGAATCGCAGAGCCCTTCTTAAGAATACGCTTGGTTTATTACCCACCTTAGCCCTTTCTAATCCTCTGTTGGCTGAACTAGCAAAGACCAAGAAAGGACCATTTCTACCGACCTGGCAATCCCTAGAGCAATTCCAGACGCCGACTTGGTTCAAAGATGCCAAGTTTGGCATGTGGGCCCATTGGGGTCCCCAATGTCAACCCGAAGCTGGCGACTGGTACGCCCGGGGCATGTATCAGGAAGGCAGCCACCAGTATAAGTATCACCACAACAAGTACGGACATCCCTCTAAATTCGGCTTCAAGGACGTCATTCATGAGTGGAAAGCCGAACGCTGGGACCCCGAGGAGCTGGTGGCCTTCTACAAGCAGGCCGGTGCCCAGTACTTCATGGCCATGGCCAATCACCACGATAACCTGGATCTCTACAACAGCAAACACCAGTCCTGGAACTCCACCAAGGTAGGTCCCAAAAAAGACATCATCGGTGGCTGGGAGAAAGCCGCCCGCCGCCAGGGCCTGCCCTTTGGCGTGAGCGTGCACGCCGCTCACGCCTGGAGTTGGATGGAAACGGCCCAGCGAAGCGATAAACAAGGACCTTTAAAGGGTGTACCCTACGACGGCAAGGTGACCAAAGCAGATGGAAAAGGAAAATGGTGGCAGGGCCTGGACCCCCAGGAGCTCTACGCTCAAAACCACCCCTTAAGTGAAAACAGCTGGGACGATGGCATGATCCACCGGCAGTGGAACTGGGGCAACGGTGTAGCTAAACCCACTAAAGCCTACTGCGATAAGTTTCTAAAGCGAACCCTGGATCTCATCGATCAGTACAACCCCCGCTTCATCTACTTCGATGATACGGCTTTGCCCCTGTGGCCCATCGATGACGCGGGGCTAAAGATCGCGGCTCACCTATATAACAAGAATATAGACCAGCAGGGCAATCAACAGGCGGTGGTGTTTGGCAAAGTGCTTGATGAGCAGCAGCGAAAATGTATGATCTGGGACATTGAACGAGGCCAGAGCAATGCCATTGAACCCCTGCCCTGGCAAACGGATACCTGCATCGGGGACTGGCACTACAACCGGGCGGTGTACGATCGCAAGGGTTATAAGTCAGCCAAGACGGTAATTCACACCTTAGTGGACGTGGTGAGCAAGAACGGCAATTTGATGCTCAATATTCCGGTGCGGGGGGATGGCAGTATTGATGAGCAGGAGCGGGCGGTCGTCAGCGAGATTGGGGCATGGATGAAAGTGAACAGTGAGGCTATCTACGGTACTCGTCCCTGGAAGGTGTTTGGTGAGGGTCCGGCTCAGGAAGGGGCGGCTCCGCTGTCGGCTCAGGGGTTCAACGAAGGCAAAGGCAAGGCTCTCACCGGGGCGGATATTCGGTTTACCAGCAAGGGGGATGTTTTGTATGCCACAGTGATGGGCTGGCCCGAGGGGGGAAAAGTGCTGATCAAGTCGCTGGCTAGCGAGAAGGGTTTACACCCGATCCCTGTTCGCCGCGTTTCACTGCTGGGTGGTTCTGACTCGCTGTCCTTTGAGCAAACAAGTCAGGGTCTGGTGGTGCAGCTGCCCGACCATCAAGCCACGCTGCCCTACGCTAACGCTTTGAAAATTGTCTAG
- a CDS encoding aldo/keto reductase: protein MQALSSTGLDLPPVIFGTSCLGNIYEATPFETKRSIVQACVENSPGKAVFDTAGKYGAGLALESLGKCLEELKVDPKDVLISNKLGWYQVPLTTDEPTFEPGVWKDLKNDAIQRISYEGILECFHQGNELLGRYSSQLASVHDPDEYLARATSQEEEEALYQDVLDAYRALSELKASGQVLGVGVGAKQWQIIERLSKDVQLDWVMIANSLTLYDHPTALIEFIQQLHQKGVVVINSAVFNGGFLIGSDYYNYRLVDQTTEEGKKLLQWREKFWAVCEQFDIKPAEACFNFGFTVPGVHSVALSTTKPSKVKPNIEMATKTIPDEFWEALVQEGLIASRT from the coding sequence ATGCAAGCCCTTTCTTCAACAGGTCTCGATCTTCCCCCCGTCATTTTCGGAACCAGTTGCCTCGGTAATATTTACGAAGCCACTCCTTTCGAAACCAAACGTAGCATTGTGCAAGCTTGCGTTGAAAACTCACCCGGGAAGGCCGTTTTTGATACAGCCGGCAAGTACGGTGCGGGCTTAGCCCTGGAATCATTGGGGAAATGCCTGGAAGAATTAAAAGTAGATCCCAAAGATGTTCTCATTAGTAATAAGCTAGGCTGGTACCAGGTGCCACTTACTACGGATGAACCTACCTTTGAGCCCGGTGTTTGGAAGGATCTCAAAAATGATGCGATCCAGCGAATTAGTTACGAGGGTATTTTGGAATGTTTTCACCAGGGAAATGAATTGCTGGGTCGGTATAGCTCCCAATTGGCCTCGGTACACGATCCCGACGAATACTTAGCCAGAGCCACGAGTCAAGAGGAGGAAGAGGCTCTATATCAGGATGTCTTAGACGCGTATCGAGCCCTTTCCGAGTTAAAAGCATCCGGGCAAGTACTCGGCGTGGGCGTAGGAGCCAAACAATGGCAGATCATCGAACGACTCTCGAAGGATGTACAGCTGGACTGGGTTATGATTGCCAATAGCCTTACGCTTTATGATCACCCAACCGCACTGATTGAATTTATCCAACAGTTGCATCAAAAAGGAGTGGTAGTCATTAATTCAGCCGTGTTTAACGGAGGTTTTCTCATTGGCAGTGACTATTACAACTATCGCCTGGTCGATCAAACTACTGAAGAAGGCAAAAAGCTGCTGCAATGGCGAGAAAAATTCTGGGCGGTGTGTGAACAGTTTGATATCAAGCCCGCCGAGGCGTGTTTTAACTTCGGTTTTACTGTTCCGGGCGTCCATAGCGTAGCGTTGAGTACTACCAAACCCAGTAAAGTGAAGCCTAATATTGAAATGGCGACGAAAACAATTCCAGACGAATTTTGGGAGGCTTTAGTACAGGAAGGCTTGATTGCTTCCCGAACGTAA
- a CDS encoding SusC/RagA family TonB-linked outer membrane protein, with translation MKTSFLPPPQRMFQRAILLGFICVAGSSQAESTPTLPLSKRSIASSSITLGEKTLAPTFILTGKIKDEKGGVVPGATIRLEENANVGTTSDGDGKFSLNIPGTTGTLLISSVGYVSQSIAVSSTKTAVDIVLQTDSKALTEVVVVGYGTQKKVNLTGSVSSISTKEIENRPITQASQALAGLVTGVVVSQGSGQPSNDGAGITIRGIGSYGAGGGPLILVDGLATSINDVDPNNIKSISVLKDAASASIYGSRAANGVILIETKRGQSGKLQVTYNNYLGWQKPTALPEFVDSWEYAKLRNEANVNSGQSPSYTDAQIETFRNQSDPDNYPNVPHFKNLLTSGSGFQMAHSLNFSGGTERSRNLFSASYLSQDGIVAKNGYTRYNFLFNNDSQLSDKLTLKVSLQGYTAENHSPNSNGGGMNSIINFAVRQGPIYAGRKSDGTYGYQDNYSPEAWLSSNSFYKGTNKYFLGGAEMNWNILPGLNLSGKIGYNFWSSYNKEYASDFQFDANKYVGPNTLNVYSGQGTQVTLQSLLSYAKVIQDHSFTVLAGVSQEEYSDSYISGFRKDFPTSLLYELNAGSATGMSSSGSASSWGIRSVFGRLNYSFKDRYLLEANLRADGTSRFPAKGRWGVFPSFSAGWRISEEEFLSSASWLDNLKLRASWGVLGNQNVGTYPYQNLVSLGQNYSFGGALATGAATTRLSNGDITWEETAISNLGLDMSLWKGKLSLVLDVFDKKTTGVLYTIATSSTLGLGTSAVNIGSVKNSGFEAQLTYRGKSNGLNWAISPNFSYIKNRITGLADGLKQNIGSGLFVGQPIGVIYGYVADGLFTSTDEISKYPAQPYAAQPGFVRYKDISGPNGVPDGQVDATYDRQVIGTTVPKYTFGTTLSLDYKGFDFSALIQGLAGYQKQIGSYSAFAFYNGGQIQRWQVDNRWTTDNPDPNAKYPKLTSLQMGSGTIQTSTYWNRDGSFARLKNLQIGYSIPSEVLQKWKISRLRLYFSGQNLFSLNKFYKGWDPEMTNATGDGSQFYPITKVYTFGINLNL, from the coding sequence ATGAAAACCTCATTTTTACCTCCTCCGCAAAGGATGTTCCAGCGAGCAATCCTACTCGGCTTTATTTGTGTGGCTGGTTCTTCTCAGGCAGAATCAACCCCAACATTACCACTTTCAAAGCGTTCAATAGCAAGCTCATCCATTACGCTAGGCGAGAAAACCCTTGCCCCTACCTTCATCCTCACGGGTAAGATCAAGGATGAAAAAGGGGGCGTAGTACCCGGAGCAACGATTCGACTAGAGGAAAATGCAAACGTCGGTACGACCTCTGATGGGGATGGAAAATTTTCTCTAAATATTCCCGGCACTACGGGTACTCTGCTTATTTCTTCAGTGGGGTACGTCAGTCAGAGTATTGCCGTTAGTTCAACTAAGACGGCGGTAGACATTGTCCTGCAAACCGATAGCAAAGCCCTTACTGAAGTTGTAGTAGTAGGCTATGGTACGCAGAAAAAAGTGAATTTAACGGGTTCAGTTTCCAGTATTTCCACCAAAGAAATTGAAAACCGTCCCATTACGCAGGCCTCTCAGGCCTTGGCTGGTTTGGTAACGGGTGTAGTGGTTTCCCAGGGATCGGGTCAGCCCAGTAACGATGGAGCGGGTATCACCATTCGGGGGATTGGCTCGTACGGGGCCGGTGGAGGCCCCCTCATCCTCGTCGATGGTTTGGCTACTTCCATCAATGACGTAGACCCTAATAACATCAAAAGTATTTCGGTGCTTAAAGATGCGGCTTCCGCTTCCATTTACGGGAGTCGAGCCGCGAATGGAGTAATCCTGATTGAAACCAAGCGGGGCCAGAGTGGTAAACTTCAAGTCACCTATAATAATTACCTGGGCTGGCAAAAGCCCACCGCCCTGCCCGAATTCGTGGATTCCTGGGAATACGCCAAGCTCAGAAACGAAGCCAATGTTAATTCCGGTCAGTCGCCCTCCTACACGGACGCTCAAATTGAAACCTTCCGCAATCAATCGGATCCGGATAACTATCCCAACGTACCGCATTTCAAAAACCTGCTGACCTCGGGCAGTGGTTTTCAAATGGCCCATTCGTTGAATTTTTCGGGTGGTACCGAGCGGAGTCGCAATTTGTTTTCCGCCAGTTACTTATCACAGGACGGTATTGTGGCTAAAAACGGCTACACTCGCTACAATTTCCTCTTCAACAATGACAGTCAGCTCAGTGATAAGCTGACGCTAAAAGTGAGTTTGCAGGGCTATACCGCTGAAAATCATTCACCTAACTCAAACGGCGGTGGGATGAATAGTATAATCAATTTTGCCGTTCGCCAGGGACCTATCTACGCGGGACGTAAATCGGATGGCACCTATGGCTACCAGGATAACTATAGCCCCGAAGCCTGGTTATCCAGTAACTCTTTTTACAAAGGCACGAACAAATACTTTTTAGGCGGGGCCGAAATGAACTGGAACATCCTGCCCGGTTTAAATCTAAGCGGGAAAATCGGTTACAATTTCTGGAGTAGTTATAATAAAGAATATGCTTCTGATTTTCAGTTCGATGCCAACAAATACGTAGGACCTAACACCCTTAACGTCTACTCCGGCCAGGGTACGCAGGTGACCTTGCAATCTTTACTATCTTATGCTAAAGTTATTCAGGATCATTCCTTTACGGTCTTGGCAGGAGTATCGCAGGAGGAATACAGTGATTCGTATATATCCGGATTCCGTAAGGACTTTCCGACCTCTTTACTCTACGAACTCAACGCGGGTTCGGCCACGGGGATGAGTAGTTCAGGTTCGGCCTCCTCCTGGGGCATCCGATCAGTTTTTGGACGACTCAACTACTCGTTTAAAGACCGTTATCTACTGGAGGCTAACTTAAGAGCTGATGGTACCTCCCGCTTTCCCGCCAAAGGTCGCTGGGGCGTTTTCCCCTCCTTCTCGGCCGGATGGCGAATCTCGGAAGAAGAATTTCTTAGCTCGGCTTCCTGGCTGGATAACCTGAAACTGCGGGCTTCCTGGGGGGTCTTAGGCAACCAGAATGTGGGAACGTACCCCTATCAAAACCTGGTGAGTCTGGGTCAAAATTATTCATTCGGCGGAGCCTTAGCTACGGGAGCTGCGACGACACGGCTTAGCAATGGCGACATTACCTGGGAAGAAACGGCTATTTCTAACCTAGGGCTGGATATGAGTCTATGGAAGGGAAAACTAAGTCTGGTACTCGATGTATTTGATAAGAAAACAACGGGTGTTTTGTATACAATTGCCACCTCTTCTACACTAGGCTTAGGGACTTCCGCGGTGAACATCGGCAGTGTAAAAAACAGTGGATTTGAAGCTCAATTGACCTACCGGGGCAAAAGTAACGGACTGAACTGGGCCATTTCCCCTAACTTTTCCTACATCAAAAATCGGATTACCGGTCTAGCCGATGGGTTGAAGCAAAACATCGGTAGCGGCTTATTTGTCGGACAGCCTATTGGTGTTATTTATGGCTACGTAGCCGATGGGTTGTTTACCAGTACAGATGAGATTAGCAAATATCCTGCCCAACCTTACGCCGCTCAACCGGGCTTTGTTCGCTACAAAGACATCAGCGGACCTAATGGCGTTCCCGATGGACAAGTGGATGCTACGTATGATCGCCAAGTTATCGGCACCACCGTTCCTAAGTATACGTTTGGCACTACCCTCTCCCTTGATTACAAAGGATTTGATTTCTCTGCGTTGATTCAGGGGTTGGCGGGCTATCAAAAACAAATCGGCTCGTACTCGGCCTTTGCTTTCTATAATGGCGGACAAATCCAGCGGTGGCAGGTGGATAATCGCTGGACTACCGACAACCCCGATCCCAACGCGAAGTACCCCAAGCTGACTAGCCTTCAAATGGGTAGTGGCACGATCCAAACCTCTACGTACTGGAATCGGGATGGTAGCTTTGCTCGTTTGAAAAATCTTCAAATTGGATACAGTATTCCTTCCGAAGTACTCCAAAAATGGAAGATCAGCCGTCTTCGTCTGTACTTCAGTGGGCAAAATCTCTTTTCGCTCAACAAGTTCTACAAAGGCTGGGATCCTGAGATGACCAATGCCACGGGCGATGGCAGTCAGTTCTATCCCATTACTAAAGTCTATACGTTTGGTATCAATCTAAACCTCTAG
- a CDS encoding glycoside hydrolase family 32 protein, with translation MKSYLVSALAAALIIMDSSVQAQSPAPATSTEKYRPAFHFTPQKNWINDPNGLVYYDGEYHLFYQYNPQGNRWGHMSWGHAVSKDLLHWNELPVALNEFANPDGKSVTMIFSGSAVIDYGNTSKLCPTGTKDCMVAIYTSHVDEKGKALAQHQSLAYSADKGRTWQQYAKNPVLELNTNEFRDPNVFWYEPQKKWVMAAVKPDEYSVLFFESKDLKSWKQMSRFGKQGDQSKIWECPSLIQVPILNEPGKSRWVLFISSGHRQKGYVGMQYFVGDFDGTNFKLDQENPKPASPEWGNVVDYGKDYYAAIPYNNLPASQKRPVMIGWVNNWEYANDLPTEPFKGAMSLPREVALKRTDEGLVLIQQPKISGLRKQVRYQQKSLTLNTTSQVIPQTVASPFELEVTLVPGQAESQGIRLYKNGSEETILSYQAGKIQLDRRTSGNVTFHQRFPSIEEAPVTLQNGAIKLRLIADASVLEVYVNDGKAVLTDLVFPEKTTGQLELFTKGGTGEFKDLKISSLTAK, from the coding sequence ATGAAAAGTTATCTAGTATCGGCCCTTGCTGCCGCATTGATCATAATGGATTCCAGCGTGCAAGCCCAGAGTCCTGCTCCCGCTACTTCCACCGAAAAGTACCGCCCGGCCTTTCACTTTACTCCTCAAAAAAACTGGATCAACGATCCCAATGGGCTGGTGTATTACGACGGCGAATATCACCTGTTTTACCAATACAATCCCCAGGGAAATCGCTGGGGCCACATGAGCTGGGGACACGCCGTGAGTAAGGATTTACTGCACTGGAACGAACTGCCCGTGGCACTCAACGAGTTTGCCAATCCAGATGGGAAAAGTGTAACCATGATCTTTTCGGGGAGTGCTGTCATCGACTATGGAAACACCAGTAAGCTTTGCCCGACGGGCACGAAAGATTGTATGGTCGCCATTTACACCTCGCACGTCGATGAGAAAGGCAAGGCTTTGGCCCAGCACCAGAGTTTAGCTTACAGTGCGGACAAGGGTCGTACCTGGCAGCAGTATGCGAAGAATCCAGTACTGGAACTGAACACGAATGAGTTTCGGGATCCTAATGTATTCTGGTATGAACCCCAAAAAAAATGGGTGATGGCTGCCGTCAAACCGGATGAATACAGCGTGCTGTTTTTTGAGTCGAAAGACCTGAAATCCTGGAAGCAGATGAGTCGGTTTGGCAAACAGGGGGATCAAAGCAAAATCTGGGAATGCCCTTCGCTGATTCAGGTACCTATTCTCAATGAGCCGGGTAAAAGCCGCTGGGTATTATTTATCTCTTCGGGACATCGCCAGAAAGGATACGTGGGCATGCAGTACTTTGTCGGCGATTTTGATGGTACCAACTTTAAACTCGATCAAGAAAATCCTAAACCTGCATCACCCGAATGGGGTAATGTGGTTGATTACGGAAAGGATTATTACGCGGCCATTCCCTACAATAATCTACCAGCTTCGCAAAAACGACCCGTTATGATAGGTTGGGTTAATAACTGGGAATACGCGAACGATTTACCGACTGAACCTTTCAAAGGAGCCATGTCACTCCCTCGCGAAGTGGCTCTGAAGCGTACCGACGAAGGGCTCGTACTGATTCAGCAGCCTAAAATCTCAGGCTTACGTAAACAAGTACGCTACCAGCAGAAGTCGCTTACGTTGAATACTACTAGCCAAGTAATCCCGCAAACGGTGGCTTCGCCGTTTGAACTGGAAGTAACGCTAGTGCCCGGTCAGGCCGAGTCCCAGGGTATCCGTCTGTACAAGAATGGTTCAGAAGAGACGATTCTTTCCTACCAAGCGGGGAAGATTCAGCTGGATCGGCGTACCTCCGGTAATGTCACTTTTCACCAGCGATTTCCCAGCATAGAGGAAGCTCCGGTAACGCTTCAAAATGGAGCGATAAAACTACGCCTTATTGCCGATGCTTCGGTACTGGAAGTGTACGTCAATGATGGAAAAGCCGTACTGACGGATTTAGTTTTTCCCGAAAAGACCACTGGACAATTGGAGTTGTTTACGAAAGGCGGCACGGGTGAATTCAAAGATTTGAAAATATCATCCCTTACGGCCAAGTAG
- a CDS encoding Crp/Fnr family transcriptional regulator → MNIEPSKFLHDILAPFSGLTEEDLSVSLPFWRKRHLRKGDFYNMQNIVCQDLGIVIKGLFRVYYCDSITNEEKNMFFFSEEQFIVSFRSFLYQCPCVYYIEALEDADVLYLSYQDLQNLYQNHKSWERFGRILAEHFFHQAQGRTEDLLLFNNEKRYLNLINEHPKIVERIAAYHIASYLGIKNQSLSRIKKRIQDTIKS, encoded by the coding sequence ATGAACATAGAGCCATCAAAATTTTTACACGATATACTCGCTCCCTTCTCAGGGCTAACGGAAGAAGACCTATCCGTTAGCCTTCCTTTCTGGCGAAAGCGGCACCTACGTAAAGGAGATTTTTACAATATGCAAAATATTGTATGTCAGGATTTAGGGATTGTTATAAAGGGCCTTTTTAGAGTCTATTACTGCGATTCAATTACGAATGAAGAAAAAAATATGTTCTTTTTTTCAGAAGAACAATTCATTGTTTCTTTCCGTAGTTTCCTTTACCAATGTCCTTGTGTTTACTACATTGAAGCATTGGAAGATGCAGACGTATTGTACCTATCTTACCAGGATTTACAGAATTTATATCAGAATCATAAGTCTTGGGAACGTTTCGGAAGAATACTGGCGGAGCATTTTTTTCACCAAGCACAAGGGCGGACCGAGGATCTCTTATTATTTAACAATGAGAAACGTTATCTCAATTTAATCAATGAGCACCCTAAGATTGTAGAGCGAATAGCCGCTTATCATATCGCCTCTTATTTAGGAATAAAAAACCAATCCCTGAGCCGGATTAAAAAACGAATACAGGACACTATCAAATCCTAA
- a CDS encoding L-rhamnose mutarotase, protein MKKFCFALDLKDDPELIHQYETYHKPENAWPEVTQSILDSGIKNMEIYRTGNRLFMIMETSDDFDFRLKEQMDRSNAKVIEWESLMSQFQLPLNWSAENEKWSPMARIFTLIPA, encoded by the coding sequence ATGAAAAAATTCTGCTTTGCTCTGGATTTAAAAGATGATCCCGAGCTTATTCATCAGTATGAAACGTATCATAAGCCCGAAAATGCCTGGCCCGAGGTTACGCAAAGCATCCTGGATAGCGGCATAAAAAATATGGAAATCTATCGCACCGGAAACCGACTTTTCATGATCATGGAAACCAGCGATGATTTTGATTTCCGCCTCAAAGAGCAAATGGATCGCAGCAATGCCAAAGTAATAGAATGGGAATCACTCATGTCGCAATTCCAGCTACCGCTCAACTGGTCTGCTGAAAACGAAAAATGGTCACCAATGGCTCGCATCTTTACATTGATCCCCGCTTAA